A stretch of the Streptomyces sp. NBC_01428 genome encodes the following:
- the purB gene encoding adenylosuccinate lyase, giving the protein MTAAPAKPRIPNVLAGRYASAELATLWSPEQKVKLERQLWLAVLRAQKDLGIEVPDAAVADYERVLDQVDLASIAEREKVTRHDVKARIEEFNDLAGHEHVHKGMTSRDLTENVEQLQIRLSLELMRDRTVAVLARLGRLSGEYAELVMAGRSHNVAAQATTLGKRFATAADELLVAYGRLEELLGHYPLRGIKGPVGTAQDMLDLLGGDAAKLADLEQRIAGHLGFSQAFTSVGQVYPRSLDYEVVTALVQLAAAPSSTAKTIRLMAGHELVTEGFKPGQVGSSAMPHKMNTRSCERVNGLMVILRGYASMTGELAGDQWNEGDVSCSVVRRVALPDAFFALDGLLETFLTVLDEFGAFPAVVARELDRYLPFLATTKVLMGAVRAGVGREVAHEAIKENAVASALAMREQGTERNELLDKLAADERIPLDRAQLDELMADKLSFTGAAADQVAAVVARVDEILKQHPEAAGYTPGAIL; this is encoded by the coding sequence GTGACTGCCGCGCCTGCAAAGCCCCGTATCCCCAACGTCCTCGCCGGACGCTACGCCTCCGCCGAGCTCGCCACGCTCTGGTCCCCCGAGCAGAAGGTGAAGCTGGAGCGTCAGCTCTGGCTCGCCGTGCTGCGCGCACAGAAGGACCTCGGGATCGAGGTGCCGGACGCCGCCGTCGCCGACTACGAGCGCGTCCTCGACCAGGTCGACCTCGCCTCCATCGCCGAGCGCGAGAAGGTCACCCGGCACGACGTGAAGGCCCGCATCGAGGAGTTCAACGACCTCGCCGGGCACGAGCACGTCCACAAGGGCATGACGTCCCGCGACCTCACGGAGAACGTCGAGCAGCTGCAGATCCGCCTCTCGCTGGAGCTGATGCGCGACCGCACGGTCGCCGTCCTCGCCCGGCTGGGCAGGCTCTCCGGCGAGTACGCCGAGCTGGTCATGGCGGGCCGCTCGCACAACGTGGCCGCGCAGGCCACCACCCTGGGCAAGCGTTTCGCGACGGCCGCCGACGAGCTGCTCGTCGCGTACGGCCGCCTCGAGGAGCTGCTCGGCCACTACCCGCTGCGCGGCATCAAGGGTCCCGTCGGCACGGCGCAGGACATGCTGGACCTGCTCGGCGGCGACGCGGCCAAGCTCGCGGACCTGGAGCAGCGGATCGCCGGGCACCTGGGCTTCTCGCAGGCCTTCACCTCCGTCGGCCAGGTCTACCCGCGCTCCCTGGACTACGAGGTCGTGACCGCGCTGGTGCAGCTGGCCGCCGCCCCGTCCTCGACCGCCAAGACGATCCGGCTGATGGCCGGGCACGAGCTGGTCACCGAGGGCTTCAAGCCCGGCCAGGTCGGCTCCTCGGCGATGCCGCACAAGATGAACACCCGCTCCTGCGAGCGTGTCAACGGCCTCATGGTCATCCTGCGCGGGTACGCGTCGATGACGGGCGAGCTGGCGGGCGACCAGTGGAACGAGGGCGACGTGTCGTGCTCGGTGGTGCGCCGCGTCGCGCTGCCGGACGCGTTCTTCGCGCTGGACGGTCTGCTGGAGACCTTCCTGACCGTCCTCGACGAGTTCGGCGCGTTCCCGGCCGTCGTCGCCCGTGAGCTGGACCGCTACCTCCCGTTCCTCGCGACGACCAAGGTCCTGATGGGCGCGGTGCGCGCCGGCGTCGGCCGCGAGGTCGCCCACGAGGCGATCAAGGAGAACGCGGTCGCCTCCGCCCTCGCGATGCGCGAGCAGGGCACGGAGCGCAACGAACTGCTCGACAAGCTCGCCGCGGACGAGCGCATCCCGCTGGACCGTGCGCAGCTGGACGAGCTGATGGCCGACAAGCTGTCGTTCACCGGCGCCGCCGCCGACCAGGTCGCCGCCGTGGTGGCCCGCGTCGACGAGATCCTGAAGCAGCACCCGGAGGCCGCCGGCTACACGCCGGGGGCGATCCTCTGA
- a CDS encoding BN159_2729 family protein: MTPAPGGRTAVEADLADQLGAFAREFVAELEAQGRLVEVGGAGVLERLRTQVEAWRNGPEPYRVAVDTIVEDCGYPSEVAMRIATALNRRGLLPGGEEPEPRHDRGPAALPLVPGARGAIVLHLADRGAGRPSAEGEAEGEGGREGEHDHEHRHRREYGHESGVAGVPEIGYGGGHRKGREKWIENGTRNGVGQGSPGEDGAEGSAGHEAAHGYAVAAAPEALRGHEIAAGREEAAALETASRADRVHGLAVAPVPEPVPEPVDGQVPRVRPAAARSRTAGWDTASARAVSVAATLQSDHLARLEAMRITADGERVTVAIKATCLADWEYWLDAIGAARNVRTRTAGHAQVAAGTLDGVAVHLTAHGVPELLQEASDAAADPFYLWGRIYDLGVGQTDRSDRVWLSLGRRQDERGMPLLVLRGTAGPPYPLAAIVMAHGPLAPAAPPTAGTDGGDG; this comes from the coding sequence ATGACCCCCGCGCCCGGGGGCCGGACGGCGGTGGAAGCGGATCTCGCCGATCAACTCGGCGCTTTCGCGCGGGAGTTCGTCGCCGAACTGGAGGCGCAGGGACGGCTCGTGGAGGTCGGGGGCGCCGGAGTCCTCGAACGGCTGCGGACCCAGGTCGAGGCCTGGCGCAACGGCCCGGAGCCCTATCGGGTGGCCGTGGACACGATCGTCGAGGACTGCGGATACCCCAGCGAGGTCGCGATGCGGATCGCCACCGCGTTGAACCGCCGGGGGCTGCTGCCGGGCGGCGAGGAACCCGAACCCCGGCACGACCGCGGCCCGGCGGCGCTGCCCCTCGTCCCGGGTGCGCGTGGCGCCATCGTCCTGCACCTCGCCGACCGCGGTGCGGGGCGTCCCTCCGCCGAGGGCGAGGCCGAGGGCGAAGGCGGGCGGGAAGGCGAACACGATCACGAGCACCGACACCGGCGCGAGTACGGCCATGAATCCGGTGTCGCGGGGGTGCCCGAGATCGGCTACGGCGGCGGGCACCGGAAGGGCCGCGAGAAATGGATCGAGAACGGGACCCGAAACGGGGTCGGCCAGGGAAGCCCCGGCGAGGACGGGGCCGAGGGCTCCGCCGGACACGAGGCCGCGCACGGATACGCGGTGGCCGCCGCACCCGAGGCGCTGCGCGGACACGAGATCGCGGCCGGCCGCGAAGAGGCCGCCGCGCTGGAGACCGCGTCCCGAGCCGACCGTGTGCACGGACTCGCTGTCGCACCGGTGCCCGAACCGGTGCCCGAACCGGTGGACGGACAGGTGCCCCGGGTGCGCCCGGCGGCAGCGCGGTCCCGCACCGCCGGATGGGACACCGCCTCCGCCCGCGCGGTCTCCGTCGCCGCGACCCTCCAGTCGGACCACCTCGCCCGCCTGGAGGCCATGCGGATCACCGCGGACGGCGAGCGCGTCACCGTGGCCATCAAGGCGACCTGTCTGGCCGACTGGGAGTACTGGCTCGACGCGATCGGCGCGGCCCGCAACGTACGCACCAGGACGGCCGGACACGCGCAGGTGGCCGCCGGGACCCTCGACGGCGTCGCGGTCCACCTCACCGCCCACGGTGTCCCCGAACTTCTCCAGGAGGCCAGCGACGCCGCAGCCGACCCCTTCTACCTCTGGGGGCGGATCTACGACCTCGGCGTGGGGCAGACCGACCGGTCCGACCGCGTCTGGCTCTCGCTCGGACGGCGACAGGACGAACGCGGCATGCCGCTGCTGGTCCTGCGCGGCACCGCCGGTCCGCCGTACCCGCTGGCCGCCATCGTCATGGCCCACGGACCGCTGGCTCCCGCCGCCCCGCCCACCGCGGGCACCGACGGGGGAGACGGGTAG
- a CDS encoding transcriptional regulator, with amino-acid sequence MRSMEESPHESRGERQALARRVGEYLTKAATAAGYDVRPRAGGRAQLAVSIGVSLTTISRTLEGKTLPLPSQLTTWASVLGLDQREMLVNSGMLSPEHGPQPTIRRVASASLTPEEAMDAWGITDYRIRTMLNGNIVQAIELQKDLDAGDDRGATARG; translated from the coding sequence ATGCGGAGCATGGAAGAGTCCCCCCACGAGTCCCGCGGTGAGCGACAAGCTCTCGCAAGGAGGGTTGGCGAGTACCTCACGAAAGCCGCGACCGCGGCCGGGTACGACGTCCGCCCACGAGCCGGCGGCCGGGCCCAACTGGCCGTCTCGATCGGAGTGAGCCTGACGACGATCAGCAGAACACTGGAGGGGAAGACGCTTCCCCTCCCCTCACAACTGACGACATGGGCGTCGGTGCTCGGTCTCGACCAACGGGAGATGTTGGTCAACAGCGGCATGCTTTCCCCGGAACACGGGCCTCAGCCGACGATCCGGAGGGTGGCCTCGGCGTCACTCACGCCGGAGGAGGCCATGGACGCGTGGGGAATCACCGATTACAGAATCCGCACGATGCTCAACGGGAACATCGTCCAGGCGATCGAGCTCCAGAAAGACCTCGACGCAGGCGACGACCGGGGGGCCACGGCAAGGGGGTAA
- a CDS encoding SGNH/GDSL hydrolase family protein, giving the protein MQTNATYTSLVAVGDSFTEGMSDLLPDGSYRGWADLLAARMAARAPGFRYANLAVRGKLIGQIVAEQVDVAAAMRPDVITLVGGLNDTLRPKVDMGRVRGLLEEAVERLAPACEQLVLMRSPARNGPVLERFRPRMEELFVVVDDLAKRHGALVVDLYGAPSLADPRMWDVDRLHLTAEGHRRVAEAVWQTLGYDGEDQEWRTPMGPTTLPGFVSRRTADARFARQHLLPWIGRRLTGRSSGDGLPAKRPDLLPYEGPVTGSHGTESVHGS; this is encoded by the coding sequence GGACCTGTTGCCCGACGGTTCCTACCGGGGCTGGGCCGACCTCCTCGCGGCCCGGATGGCGGCCCGCGCCCCCGGTTTCCGCTACGCCAACCTCGCGGTGCGCGGCAAGCTGATCGGGCAGATCGTCGCCGAGCAGGTCGATGTCGCCGCCGCCATGCGTCCCGACGTGATCACGCTCGTCGGCGGCCTGAACGACACCCTGCGGCCCAAGGTCGACATGGGACGCGTCCGGGGTCTCCTGGAGGAGGCCGTGGAACGGCTCGCCCCTGCCTGCGAACAACTCGTCCTGATGCGCAGCCCGGCGCGCAACGGCCCGGTGCTCGAACGCTTCCGTCCGCGCATGGAGGAGTTGTTCGTCGTCGTCGACGACCTTGCGAAGCGGCACGGAGCGCTGGTGGTCGACCTCTACGGGGCGCCCTCGCTCGCGGACCCGCGCATGTGGGACGTGGACCGGCTGCACCTGACCGCCGAGGGACACCGCAGGGTCGCCGAGGCCGTGTGGCAGACGCTCGGATACGACGGCGAGGACCAGGAGTGGCGCACCCCCATGGGGCCGACGACCCTGCCCGGCTTCGTCTCCCGCCGCACCGCGGACGCCCGCTTCGCCCGGCAGCATCTGCTGCCGTGGATCGGCCGGCGCCTGACGGGCCGCTCGTCCGGCGACGGCCTCCCGGCGAAGCGCCCGGACCTGCTGCCGTACGAGGGTCCTGTCACGGGAAGCCATGGCACGGAGTCCGTGCACGGGAGCTGA
- a CDS encoding RNA polymerase sigma factor, giving the protein MIAEAKAATPRSNTREPALIARALAGDRDAFGELYALHHPAVLAYVQRRVRNRQVAEDITGETFLNAWMKRGTFTYRGVGFVGWLITIARNKVIDHCKSAQRREFVVEDMLGFDEDLTVSTEDTVLIGLDEELLRQALGQLRPPQREVLTRRFLMELSVLETARHMARTEGAVKTLQFRALAKLRSEFLGVAA; this is encoded by the coding sequence TTGATCGCCGAGGCTAAGGCCGCCACACCGCGGTCCAACACCAGAGAACCGGCCCTGATCGCCCGCGCCCTCGCGGGCGACCGGGACGCGTTCGGGGAGCTCTACGCACTGCACCACCCCGCGGTGCTCGCCTATGTACAGCGTCGCGTGCGCAACCGGCAGGTCGCCGAGGACATCACGGGCGAGACCTTCCTCAACGCCTGGATGAAACGAGGCACGTTCACCTACCGCGGTGTCGGGTTCGTGGGCTGGCTGATCACCATCGCGCGCAACAAGGTCATCGACCACTGCAAGAGCGCACAGCGGCGGGAGTTCGTCGTCGAGGACATGCTCGGCTTCGACGAGGATCTCACCGTCAGCACCGAGGACACCGTGCTGATCGGCCTGGACGAGGAGCTGTTGCGCCAGGCGCTCGGCCAACTCCGGCCGCCCCAGCGCGAAGTCCTCACCCGGCGCTTCCTCATGGAGCTGTCGGTCCTGGAGACCGCCCGGCACATGGCGCGGACCGAGGGCGCGGTGAAGACCCTGCAGTTCCGGGCCCTGGCCAAGCTGCGCAGCGAGTTCCTGGGTGTGGCGGCATGA
- the mug gene encoding G/U mismatch-specific DNA glycosylase, with product MTRLTPADLEAARDRLVPDVVADGLSVLFCGINPGLMTAATGHHFARPGNRFWPVLHLSGFTPRLMKPAEQEELLSYGLGITNVVARATARADELSAEEYREGGRLLAERVARLRPTWLAVVGVTAYRAAFDDRKARIGPQERTIGSSRVWVLPNPSGLNAHWTAATMAEEYGRLRSAAEAS from the coding sequence CTGACGCGGCTCACCCCCGCGGACCTGGAGGCCGCCCGCGACCGGCTCGTGCCGGATGTCGTCGCGGACGGCCTCTCGGTGCTTTTCTGCGGCATCAACCCGGGCCTGATGACGGCTGCCACGGGCCATCACTTCGCCCGGCCGGGCAACCGGTTCTGGCCCGTGCTGCACCTGTCCGGGTTCACACCGCGGCTCATGAAGCCCGCCGAGCAGGAAGAACTGCTCTCCTACGGGCTGGGCATCACCAATGTGGTGGCGCGGGCGACCGCCCGGGCCGACGAACTGAGCGCCGAGGAGTACCGCGAGGGCGGCCGGCTGCTCGCCGAGCGGGTGGCACGGCTGCGCCCCACGTGGCTGGCGGTGGTCGGTGTGACCGCGTACCGGGCGGCCTTCGACGACCGGAAGGCGCGCATCGGCCCTCAGGAGCGGACCATCGGGTCGAGCCGGGTGTGGGTGCTGCCCAACCCCAGCGGGCTCAACGCGCACTGGACCGCCGCGACGATGGCCGAGGAGTACGGCCGTCTGCGGTCGGCCGCCGAGGCCTCCTGA